Within Prinia subflava isolate CZ2003 ecotype Zambia chromosome 10, Cam_Psub_1.2, whole genome shotgun sequence, the genomic segment CTGTTTCACTGACTGGTCACTGACAAAACCCTCAACTGAAAACGGCCAAAACCTGAAAGCTAACATAGATCACTCTAAGCTAAAAATAATCCCTTGTTCTATTTTGCCATTTAGAAATGTTTCCCAGAGAAAATACTAATTTCACTTACCTTTGAAAATCTTCCTCTGATATGACAAGgttataaaggaaaaaaggatcAGTATCATCAGTCAATCGAACAGCTAAGTCCTGAAAAGATGGACagttaaatattattaaaatactaTAAGCCACTCAGGagtctttaaatatttaaaccagCATTGCAAAGTATTGACAGTTCAACAGTATTGAATGTTCTTATTGTTTAGTCAAAAATACAATAGAACTGTGGCAACTCATTCAGAAGGTGTTCAGCATTACCATTTAACACAGCTTCAAGTcttacagcaggaaaacaaggaaaactctttcagaaaaacaaaccaactcAAAACCTTAAACTCTGAGCAGCAAAAGTTTTGAAATTCAGTGTGTATCCATCACTTCTCAGAAAAAAAGCtatttgctattttttctcATGAAATAAGTGTAGCACTAGCATTCCACTGTCATGGCTTACAAACTCCTCACTCCAATACTGGAAGTCTTTCTGAGCACACTGCTCCTGCAGTTTATGAAACCACCAGCTGATTTTATACACTttaacacagctctgcagattGGATCCAGCTGCAGTCCAGGAATGCCATATGGCAAACTGCAGCATTATGCTGCTTAGCCTTTAAACAGACACTCATTTGTTCACTGGGGGTCTACAGAGTGCTTTGGAAAGGCTTCCTTCTCCATGAGCACTAAGCCTTgcattccagggatggggttaTGCAGTACACTAGGCCCAGGCTCCCTGTAACAAGGCTCGCCCCTGTGGCAAGGATACTCCCAAGCAGAGGCACAAAAGTAAAACACAAACGTGGCAGCTGTTCCAACCTACTGAGGTgtgacacagcactgcacacaaCTGAAACTAGTTCCAGTAATTCAGGTGCCAGTAACACAAACAACTCTCAGCTGGACACATAAACAAACTCGGGGATTTACACACAGACAGTTAAAGTTAAAATCGATGCTACCCAAGGCAGCTGGGTGGACTGAGGGGTGAGATAACAATGCCTGCTTGCTCTGGTGGCCCATTAGCTGAGCAAGCACGGGCAGTTCTGTTTAGACTGATCGCTCCCTGATGGACTCAGTGCAGTTCCAGTCCCCAGGCTCCCCCGgacccaggctgcagctcagcacacgCTTCTAactgaagagctgctgcttggagGGAGTTACCACTGCCACCAGAACAGCATCTGACCAAAAACTGCTgaattcctttaaaaacaaatccttACTATAACCAACCCATGACTAACATTAACATCATGCTGGGGGCATGAACACTGGGGACAAGTTGGACATACAACAGAAGAGATTACAAAATCTCCAGTGGTGGTCACATTGCTCTTTTCCCTGAGAAAGATTATGGTTTTTACTCCCAATTTAGTACCTTGAACTAAAGGTACCCTTAAGCTCTCGTGTTGCCCTGAGCATCTCTAAACACTTCTAGTATGCAAGTTTGCTAAGACTCATCAACAGCCAAACTAAAATAGAGGGCTAaaaaaggctgagggagagggggcagGGGTGGAAAAACACAATGTCAAACCAACTAAGCTactcaaaaattaaataaagtgaAATGGAAAACACTTGAATCCCACTTTGCTTTTCCTATTTATCCTTTTATACAATGAAATTCAGGTAACAGCCAATGAATGACAAAGATATGATTAATTTACAAACCTTTTTATGAACAGGATTAGAAATTGACAGTAGTTCAATATTCACTCGAATATTTAATGTCCTGTGTACAAAAAGATGAAATTCAATAATAAATCAAGAAAACATTCTCCAAATAACACGTGTTCACCGGTGCACCACAGCAATCAgtgacatttcaaaaataaaaatttaggcAGAAACATCAAGTTCCCACCGATTACTACACCTAAGATAAGAGCTTCAGTCATTGCAGCACCTCAGTCAGAGCTGGCTTTTTGCTGCTTGCTTTTCTGCTTGTTATCCACCAGACTTTAAACAGCAAGGCAGAAGTTTTGAAACTTTCTCCAGAAACTAGAATTTTTGCAAAAGCCTGTTGAAATTTATTAACGATTGCTCAAACTCCTGATACTCATTTATACAGTGCTACCTTGTCTTCAATGATTTCTTGTCGAGTTCTAAGTCACTTATATTACAACGCACACCACAGACATCAGCCTCTCCGCGCCTCTCACACAGGTGAGTCGGGTACACACTAATTCAGACAGGGCCCATAGTGCCgaaattcattattttgaagAGACGCTTCACATACAGAATGTCTGGGCTTCCCCAGACACCACTGCCCTGCGCAGCCTCGCACAGGTGGCTCAAACCCACGGGTCCCTGGGTCGCTGAGGAGGAGCCGCGCCTGAGGAGGCCGCGGTCCGGGGCTGAGGCGGGAGCGAGGCGGGAGGGCCCGCGGGCGAGGCTGCGGCCCGGGACACGCCGAACCCCGCGCGGGGCCGGCAGCCGCCCGGCCCTCGGATCGCCTCAGCCCCGGGCACAGCGGCGCCTCCGCCGAGCCACTGCGAGCTCGCCCCGCTGCCGGAGCCCCGCCGGCTTCACTCCCTTGGCGAGGCATCCACGGCGACCGCCGGCCCTCACCGGCCGCCCCGGGCCTCGTCAGACCCGGCCCCGCCCTCAGCCGGAGGGTGCCCGCAGCAACCCCCAAGcgcagcacagcagagctctgagcagcagccctcagagcacggggcaggcaggagagccTGCGGCTCGCAGCCCCCCTGACGAGCGCAGCCAGACCCCCGCCCAGCGGCCCCACTCACCGCTCCTCGCAGCCGCAGCCGCGCACTCGCACCGACACCGCCCGGTCGAAGATCCGCTCCGCCGCCATCTTGCTCCCGCCCGCGGGGAGGGGCCGCAACATggcggcgcgggggccgccGGGAGCCGCGATGGCGGCGatggcggggccggggccggagccggagccggagccggGGCGGTGCGCGCACTTCGTGCTGAGGAAGGGGCGCTTCTGCAGGATGGTGCCCGCGGCCGGCAGGCGCTTCTGCGGGGAGCACGGGCACGAGGAGGTGCAGGGACCCTTCTCCGGCCGGAGGGAGGGCGGGCGGGCTCGGGGTGGCCCCGCTCTGGCGGCACGGGTGGGAGAGGCAGCGCCCGTGCCTTCCCTTGAGCCTGTGTGCGCCGAGCATTCGCTTCAGACCAGCAGTAGCGCTGCCCTTGCATTAGGGGCTTATTCTTTTAGGATCCAGTCAAGTAAGTTAAGTTCTCGCCTCAGTTTCTCCGTTCCGATTAACTCAGCTATTCTGAATAGATGTTTTATGAGGCTGATGCCCCTCAACAGCTTCTTTAAAACACAACACTGAATGCAGGCTGAAGTGTTTTCTAAAACTTTTCTAACTAGGaacaaaatgacagaaaaagaattCCGTGCCCTCTTGATCCAAAACAGTGAGTATGTGTAAATGCTTCTCCCGTTCTTTGTCAGTATGCACATGATACTTACTTTTCTCTCCATTTGGCTTTTAGCACTGTATATGAAGACCAACTACAAAagcatttaaagaaatgtaACTCAAGAGAGAAGCCAAAGCCTGTAAGTGCAGTGTAGTCTCAGCACTTCCTCTCAGATTTAAGACCTTGAACAttacagccctgcagagaattttctgtgctgacagtagctgggagctgcagggcagtaTTCTCTGTCCTCCTCGTTGTAATTTGGTAccttttttcacttctttacaaataaaaatgttgaattCATTTTTTCTCAGAAACACACCCAGGGAACAGGCTCTCAATATGCCATTCATTTCAGAGGCCGGGTGAGAGCCTGTCCTGGCAAAGCAAAACCTGCAGGGaggctctgggtgctgcagcccagTGCGGCCAGGCTGGCAGCGAGCCCGGAACGCTTGGCTGGCAGCTGAGGGAAGGGACAGCACACGTGTTAAACAGCCCTGCCAAGAAAGCAGAGCATGGCTCCTTCACTGCCTGCCTTCTCTGCCTTGTTAGAATTGCACCTTGCATATTCCCTGGGAAACCTGAAAATGGTCTCTGGAATCTGTCTAGCAAGCACTGACTGCTTAACTCTCACGAACACGTTCAGTCTTGTAAAGCTGTGTCAGAAGAGTCACTTCTGGCTGGGATTCAGGATCAGACTATAGGAAACAAAATTACTTGGAAGATCTTACTTTGCAGTGGATTGCTATTGCTACATACCTTACCATAAGAACACTGAAGAATTTAGCTATTGCTTCCTGGTAATTACCTgaatcaaatttattttcttttggttttttttggttttttttttaaggtctACTTTGTTCAAGATATTAATGCTGGTTTAAAAGACATAGAAGAAATACCAGAAAAACAAGTGAGTACATTACTTGGTTTGGGGTTCAGTTCTTACATGACATGTTGCAATTTATGACTACCAAGATACAGAAAATTTCAAAGGTCTCATATTTGTTGGtgtcactttcttttttccttaaaaaggtTCCTCTATCTTCTCTATCTATCGAAGAGCTGCAGAACTTAATTAGCAAGTTGAAAAAAGCAAGTAATGGTGAGCTTAATACTAAATACTTAAGATGCTTTAAATTGAAttgattaaatatttcattgttatttttgttgttagaTACCTGTAAAAATATGAGATAGGTGCCATAAAACACATCGGAAATAATTATCAGGCAGACCTCCAATAGCTGAATTTTACTccaaaaagaaatctaaattgAAAGAATGATAAAACTCTAATCCTGTGTtgcctttcttttgtttttcttttttccctctctcaaATATGACTACAGATAACAATACAGCTCTGTTATAAACATACGAGGATAGAATTAAATTCCCAGCAGACTCTTTTGTTGGTGCTACAAAATTGTAATAATGTGTGTTACAAACTAGGAACTCTTGGAAACTCGAAAGCTATACCTGAAAGTTTTGCATTTGCCTCCAGGCGTGGAACTTCATCTTAAGGAACAAATACTGTCCCACCAGGCTTTACAAGAAGCCTTAAATGACCCAAAGAATGGGGAATCTGCTTTCAAACACCTGAAACAACAGGTTTGGTCTCATTTACTATTAACTGTGGAAGGCTTTAGACATGGAATAGTGCTGCTGTAAATTTGAGTGACTGGGTGCATAATGCCAGTTCCTTCCCACAGAGGAAATCTGATATGGTAAAACAGGAGATATAATCCTTTTCCTCTGGACACACATCATGTTTTCCTTGATCCCTCACTGAAAGGAAGGCTTACAAAAGCCTTCTGCAGTTTGGTGAAGGAGTGATTTTTCTATAAGGCATTACAAAACACAGGGTATATATTTTCTTGGTTCACAAACAATCTTTTGATGTTTCTAGGCTTCTATTTTAGGTAACATGGAAAAATTGCATTTACTTGGTCCAGGAAGGTGTTTTGTTGAGTTTGGAGCTGGGCGAGGAAAGCTGTCTCATTGGGTTGATATTGCCTTAGAGAACGTTGAAAGTGTTCAGTTTTTGCTTGTGGAAAGAGCAACCACAAGATTCAAGGTAAGAGGATATTGTTATATCAGTAAAGTATCATTTTTAAACCATTGCTATTGAAGCTgttagtatttattttttatcctcaataaatttaaattttacagGTTATACATTCCATATATCACCAATAGCaaatttattagaaaaaaatcctgataaTTCACGTTGGAAATGCACAGATGTTGACATGACAAGAAAAAAGTCTGATATTAATACCTGAAgcaaaattataattattaGTGGCCAGCCCTATGTAATCTTCTGTTCTATTTAAACAGGTGGatggaaaacacaaaaggaGAGATTCTGTATTTGAGAGGCTTCAAGTAGACATTCAGCACTTATGTTTAAGTAAGTTCCTTCTTGACCTGAGTCATTCTGAAATAGAggtttatttcttatttttaaattttgaattcGAGTTCCAGTCAGTTTGTGTGTAACATGCTCAGATGTACTTGGTTCTGAAGATTATTCTCAGTGGTTGCTTGGACATGTTGATGCTGTgtttatacacatatatacacacaggtATATGTGAATATACATAGAGAcgcatatacatatattttaaatggggttttaaagttttctactttttttgtACTCATAGGACATCAGGACAGGTGAGAAGTaccaaaacaaatacattttgaaggttttttaGCACTTGCAGAATTATACACGTTTGCATTGTTTGTTTTATGTGTAGAATGATGCAATTAAGCAATGCACCATCAATGCTTCAGAATTTTTGGGAGCACCTGTCAGCAGGAGATGCATTAATGTCATGTTTACCTTTCAtaggcagcacagaaaggcTGAAATGGTTAAATGTGCTTCCCAGCCACAATATCCTATTCTTTTGTCTTAAAAAAGACTCCTTCCTTTGAATATCTTATA encodes:
- the TRMT13 gene encoding tRNA:m(4)X modification enzyme TRM13 homolog, encoding MAARGPPGAAMAAMAGPGPEPEPEPGRCAHFVLRKGRFCRMVPAAGRRFCGEHGHEEEQNDRKRIPCPLDPKHTVYEDQLQKHLKKCNSREKPKPVYFVQDINAGLKDIEEIPEKQVPLSSLSIEELQNLISKLKKASNGVELHLKEQILSHQALQEALNDPKNGESAFKHLKQQASILGNMEKLHLLGPGRCFVEFGAGRGKLSHWVDIALENVESVQFLLVERATTRFKVDGKHKRRDSVFERLQVDIQHLCLNKVPILEKKKLPVVGIGKHLCGAATDLALRCLVESYTTCCDGEDEEPAPKRCRAAQTEVAPHKAAGNESTIEDHHKPVAGIVIALCCHHKCDWTHYVGRDFFKSVGLGPVEFHYFQRMSSWATCGMQETTSKASPSEDTKDQTNDPEENEQTLSRTESGSDTLQGVLSVEERKEIGCLCKRLIDHGRIEYLHQQGYTAALQYYTEPAVSLENVLLTAVPNPPLIPEPTT